One genomic segment of Arthrobacter sp. JZ12 includes these proteins:
- a CDS encoding bifunctional (p)ppGpp synthetase/guanosine-3',5'-bis(diphosphate) 3'-pyrophosphohydrolase, translating to MESRVQTARAAAPATVRPGSSPSLSGPDQPSSAPGRRERTRARLARLAGRGTTSGYSPILEPLLRTVRANNPKEDLEFIKRAYEVAERSHAGQKRKSGDPYITHPVAVATILAELGMTGTTLAAALLHDTVEDTTCTLEDIRRDFGQEVAMLVDGVTKLDKVSFGDAAQAETVRKMVVAMAKDIRVLVIKLADRLHNARTWRFVSPESSARKARETLEIFAPLAHRLGMNTIKWELEDLSFAALHPKVYEEIVRMVGDRTPEREKHLNLVRGQIDEDLRSVKIKATITGRPKHYYSIYQKMIVRGKDFDDIHDLMGVRVLVDSVRDCYATLGQLHARWNPLPGRFKDYIAMPKFNMYQSLHTTVIGPGGRPVEIQIRTHDMHRRAEYGVAAHWKYKNSAGVRSGGAPDNSDMGWLRSLVDWQQETSDPDEFLDSLRFEINAQEVFVFTPKGEVMALPAGSTPVDFAYAVHTEVGHRTIGARVNGKLVPLNSELNHGDRVEIFTSKAEGAGPSQDWQGFVKSPRARNKIRQWFTKERREEAIEKGKDQLTRTMRKQNLPLQRLMTHEALTAVAQELRHADISALYAAVGDGHTSAQNVIEHLITLMGGHAGAEDDIAEATVSTQPRRPKFSDSGVTVRGVGDVWVKLARCCTPVPPDPIVGFVTRGSGVSVHRHDCRNVVELRDQPDRMVDVEWAPTQSSVFLVEIQVEALDRKSLLSDVTRVLSENHVNILAASVNTSTDRVAMSRFAFEMGDPKYLNHILNAVRRIDGVFDVYRTTGANRRI from the coding sequence ATGGAGTCGCGCGTGCAAACGGCCAGGGCAGCCGCGCCTGCCACTGTGAGGCCGGGCTCGTCGCCGTCGTTGTCCGGACCCGACCAGCCCAGCAGCGCGCCCGGCCGGCGCGAGCGCACCCGGGCGCGTCTGGCCCGACTGGCAGGACGCGGTACAACCTCGGGCTATTCGCCCATCCTCGAACCACTGTTGCGCACCGTGCGGGCCAACAACCCCAAAGAAGACCTGGAGTTCATCAAGCGGGCCTATGAGGTGGCCGAGCGCAGTCATGCCGGGCAGAAGCGCAAGAGCGGCGACCCGTACATCACCCACCCTGTAGCGGTCGCCACCATTCTCGCCGAACTCGGAATGACCGGCACTACGCTTGCGGCCGCGCTCCTGCACGACACCGTTGAAGACACCACTTGCACGTTGGAGGACATCCGCCGGGACTTCGGCCAGGAAGTGGCCATGCTCGTGGACGGCGTCACCAAGCTGGACAAGGTTTCCTTCGGTGACGCCGCACAGGCAGAGACTGTGCGGAAGATGGTCGTGGCAATGGCCAAGGACATCCGGGTGCTCGTGATCAAGCTTGCGGACCGGCTGCACAATGCCCGTACCTGGCGCTTTGTCTCCCCGGAATCCTCAGCCCGCAAGGCGCGCGAAACCCTCGAGATCTTCGCCCCGCTTGCCCATCGCCTGGGTATGAACACGATCAAGTGGGAGCTTGAGGATCTGTCCTTCGCCGCCCTGCATCCCAAGGTCTACGAGGAGATCGTGCGGATGGTCGGGGACCGCACGCCCGAAAGGGAGAAGCACCTCAACCTGGTGCGCGGGCAGATCGACGAAGACCTGCGGTCGGTGAAAATCAAGGCCACGATCACCGGCCGGCCGAAGCACTACTACTCGATCTATCAGAAGATGATCGTTCGTGGGAAGGACTTCGACGACATCCACGACCTCATGGGCGTGCGGGTCCTGGTGGACAGCGTGCGTGACTGCTACGCAACCCTCGGCCAGTTGCATGCGCGGTGGAACCCGCTTCCCGGCAGGTTCAAGGACTACATCGCCATGCCGAAGTTCAACATGTACCAGTCGCTGCACACCACGGTGATCGGACCGGGCGGCCGGCCGGTGGAGATCCAGATCCGTACCCACGACATGCATCGGCGGGCTGAATACGGTGTGGCAGCCCACTGGAAGTACAAGAATTCCGCCGGTGTCCGGTCAGGAGGCGCGCCCGACAACAGTGACATGGGCTGGCTCCGGAGCCTGGTGGACTGGCAGCAGGAGACATCCGACCCGGACGAGTTCCTCGATTCCCTTCGCTTCGAGATCAACGCCCAGGAAGTGTTCGTCTTCACCCCCAAGGGCGAGGTCATGGCCCTGCCCGCGGGGTCCACGCCCGTCGATTTTGCCTATGCCGTCCATACCGAGGTGGGCCACCGCACCATCGGCGCGCGCGTCAACGGGAAACTGGTTCCACTCAACAGTGAACTGAACCATGGCGACCGGGTTGAGATATTCACCTCCAAGGCGGAGGGCGCCGGTCCCAGCCAGGACTGGCAGGGGTTCGTCAAGAGCCCGCGTGCGCGCAACAAGATCCGGCAATGGTTCACCAAGGAACGCCGCGAAGAGGCCATTGAAAAGGGCAAGGACCAGCTGACGCGCACCATGCGCAAGCAGAATCTGCCCCTGCAGCGCCTGATGACCCACGAGGCACTGACCGCGGTTGCCCAGGAACTTCGGCACGCCGACATCTCCGCGCTGTACGCTGCCGTGGGCGATGGACACACCTCAGCACAGAATGTCATCGAGCACCTGATCACCCTGATGGGGGGCCATGCAGGGGCCGAGGATGACATCGCCGAGGCCACGGTCTCCACCCAGCCCCGCCGCCCCAAGTTCTCGGACTCGGGCGTGACGGTGCGAGGGGTGGGCGACGTTTGGGTGAAGCTTGCACGGTGCTGTACCCCTGTGCCGCCGGATCCCATCGTCGGCTTTGTAACTCGAGGCTCAGGTGTCTCGGTGCACCGGCACGATTGCCGCAACGTCGTGGAATTGCGGGACCAGCCCGACCGGATGGTGGATGTGGAATGGGCGCCCACGCAGTCCAGCGTGTTCCTGGTCGAGATCCAGGTGGAAGCACTGGACCGCAAGAGCCTGCTCTCCGACGTCACCAGGGTTTTGTCGGAAAACCACGTCAATATCCTGGCGGCCAGCGTGAACACTTCCACTGACCGGGTGGCGATGTCCCGGTTCGCCTTCGAGATGGGCGATCCCAAGTACCTGAACCACATCCTCAACGCGGTGCGCCGCATCGACGGTGTCTTCGACGTCTACCGCACCACGGGCGCAAACCGCCGAATCTAG
- a CDS encoding DUF349 domain-containing protein produces the protein MTNSQKSDETPVTESTEGQPEPAESAAASTPEETPEQTADSAAEPAQQPSPIPGPKGASPRPTPAALGPRPNGAAAPSVVATPPIHTTPLSEAEKFARVEDDGHVFLIVDGEEFAVGQYPDASREEALAYFVRKYDEVAGQVTLLEQRVHAKAPTTDMRKTASHLREQIAERKMVGDVRALEARLDALTSLVTELEAAEKAEQDAARARELQAREAIVAEAEEIAGRDPSTVQWKASSNRMNELFEQWKAAQKSGLRLGRGTEDALWKRFRSARTVFDRHRRAYFSQLDNDNAEAKRAKEELIRRAEELSSSTNWGPTAAEYRRLMDEWKASKRASRKDDDALWSRFRAAQDTFFAARKAANEAIDEEYGANLAVKEALLAEARQLLPVKDAGAARKALQSIRDRWEDAGKVPRADMGRIEARLREVEDAVKAAEDEHWQRTNPETKARTNSALSQLESTIASLEEDLAAAEKDGDARRITAAREALDARRQWLDMLQRSAQDFS, from the coding sequence GTGACAAACAGTCAGAAATCCGACGAAACCCCCGTAACAGAATCCACCGAAGGACAGCCAGAGCCCGCAGAAAGCGCTGCAGCCTCTACGCCGGAGGAGACGCCGGAACAGACAGCCGATTCAGCGGCCGAACCTGCGCAGCAGCCTTCGCCGATCCCAGGCCCGAAGGGTGCAAGCCCCCGGCCAACCCCGGCAGCCCTGGGGCCCCGGCCCAACGGTGCAGCCGCCCCGAGCGTCGTCGCCACTCCCCCGATCCACACCACGCCGCTGTCCGAGGCTGAGAAGTTTGCCCGCGTGGAGGACGACGGCCATGTCTTCCTGATCGTGGACGGCGAGGAATTCGCCGTCGGACAGTACCCCGACGCATCCCGGGAGGAAGCGCTCGCCTACTTCGTGCGCAAGTACGACGAGGTCGCCGGGCAGGTAACGCTCCTGGAGCAGCGCGTGCATGCGAAAGCCCCCACCACCGATATGCGCAAGACCGCTTCCCACCTTCGTGAGCAGATTGCGGAGCGGAAGATGGTTGGTGACGTCCGGGCGCTTGAGGCCCGGCTGGATGCACTGACCTCGCTCGTCACCGAACTCGAAGCCGCTGAGAAGGCAGAGCAGGACGCCGCACGTGCGCGCGAACTGCAGGCGCGGGAGGCGATCGTTGCTGAAGCTGAGGAAATCGCCGGGCGTGATCCCTCCACCGTGCAGTGGAAGGCCAGCAGCAACCGCATGAACGAATTGTTCGAACAGTGGAAGGCTGCGCAGAAGTCCGGGCTGAGGCTCGGTCGCGGTACCGAGGACGCACTCTGGAAGCGGTTCCGTTCCGCCCGCACCGTGTTCGACCGGCACCGCCGCGCATACTTTTCCCAGCTGGACAATGACAACGCTGAAGCGAAGCGCGCAAAGGAAGAGCTGATCCGTCGTGCTGAGGAGCTTTCATCCTCCACGAACTGGGGGCCTACAGCAGCGGAGTACCGCCGCCTGATGGACGAGTGGAAAGCGTCCAAGCGTGCAAGCCGCAAGGACGACGACGCCCTGTGGTCGAGGTTTCGGGCCGCACAGGACACCTTCTTCGCCGCCCGCAAGGCTGCCAACGAAGCCATTGACGAGGAGTACGGCGCCAATCTCGCTGTGAAGGAAGCGCTGCTGGCCGAGGCTCGGCAGTTGTTGCCGGTCAAGGATGCCGGGGCGGCCCGCAAGGCGCTTCAGTCGATCCGTGACCGCTGGGAAGACGCAGGCAAGGTGCCGCGGGCCGACATGGGGCGGATCGAAGCCCGCCTGCGCGAGGTCGAGGATGCTGTGAAGGCCGCTGAAGACGAGCACTGGCAGCGCACCAACCCTGAAACCAAAGCGCGGACGAATAGCGCGCTGAGCCAGCTTGAGAGCACCATCGCCTCGCTCGAAGAGGACCTCGCAGCCGCTGAGAAGGACGGTGACGCCCGTCGCATCACGGCAGCGCGCGAGGCGCTGGACGCCCGCCGCCAGTGGCTGGACATGTTGCAGCGGTCGGCGCAGGACTTCTCCTAG
- a CDS encoding peptidylprolyl isomerase codes for MAADRRGREMRRQLSQIEAKRALGRSQQQRRRRDNRLAALAAAVVLVLAVALQVFWFSSNPTPAEMAALEEAAGDAEAASAEPTGNGPNIPDPSTAEGRVFTGTLATSAGEIGVKLDGNVAPQAVAVFSSLAEDGFFAGKNCHRLTTAPTMGVLQCGSVNGDGAGDPSYLWGPVENSPQDGSYPAGSIAVARGSETDTNGTQFFIVYKDSQIPQNTGGYTIMGSVTSGLDVVQEIAEGGVEGGGQDGPPATPVTIDSLTLQ; via the coding sequence GTGGCCGCCGACCGACGCGGACGCGAGATGCGCCGTCAGCTGAGCCAGATCGAAGCGAAACGGGCGCTGGGCCGGTCGCAGCAACAGCGCCGGCGGAGGGACAACCGTCTGGCTGCGCTGGCCGCGGCGGTGGTTTTGGTGCTGGCAGTCGCCCTGCAGGTTTTCTGGTTCAGCTCCAACCCGACGCCTGCGGAGATGGCCGCGCTCGAGGAAGCAGCCGGCGACGCCGAAGCAGCAAGCGCTGAGCCAACGGGAAACGGTCCGAACATCCCCGATCCGTCAACCGCTGAGGGCCGTGTCTTCACCGGAACCCTCGCAACGAGCGCCGGCGAGATTGGGGTGAAGCTCGACGGGAACGTTGCGCCACAGGCTGTTGCGGTCTTCTCCTCGCTTGCGGAGGACGGCTTCTTCGCCGGGAAGAACTGCCACCGGTTGACCACGGCCCCCACCATGGGCGTCCTGCAGTGCGGCTCGGTCAATGGCGACGGTGCCGGCGATCCCAGCTATCTTTGGGGGCCCGTCGAAAACAGTCCGCAGGATGGCTCCTACCCTGCAGGAAGTATCGCTGTTGCCCGTGGATCGGAAACGGACACCAACGGCACGCAGTTCTTCATCGTCTACAAAGACTCGCAAATTCCGCAGAACACCGGTGGATACACCATCATGGGATCGGTGACGTCGGGCCTGGACGTTGTCCAGGAGATCGCCGAGGGCGGTGTCGAGGGCGGCGGGCAGGACGGGCCCCCGGCAACGCCTGTGACGATAGACTCGTTAACCCTGCAGTAA
- the hisS gene encoding histidine--tRNA ligase, whose protein sequence is MARKSSLSGFPEWLPSERLVELHILDTLRRTFELHGFSSVETRAVETVAQLLRKGEIDKEVYAVSRLQEDEPSAAAGEDALALHFDLTVPFARYVVENAGHLAFPFRRYQIQKVWRGERPQEGRAREFTQADIDVVGDGALPFRYDVELALVIAEALGALPIPDFQLRINNRKLAEGFYRGIGLTDTPGVLRSIDKLEKIGREKVAALLKSELGATDEQAEAALNLAAIRTEDTSFVEQVRAFGVQDELLDEGLAELEQVIGEASKRAPGRVIADLSIARGLDYYTGTVYETVLVGHESLGSICSGGRYDALASKGNRTFPGVGLSIGVTRLVTRILSQEFASASRQVPTAVLVTLANDDSWSAAQDVAASLRERGIPVEVAASAEKFGKQIKFADRRGIPFVWFTAEDGTHEVKDIRSGEQVAADPLSWTPRPRTCGLQSCRRAEAASANDFNRAVVVPAPRRRGPAGRRRELPAWSPQTERAG, encoded by the coding sequence ATGGCACGTAAGTCCTCATTGTCCGGATTTCCCGAATGGCTCCCGTCAGAGCGCCTCGTGGAGCTGCACATCCTGGATACCCTGAGGCGGACCTTCGAGCTGCACGGGTTCTCCAGCGTCGAGACCAGGGCAGTCGAGACGGTGGCACAGCTTCTTCGGAAGGGCGAGATCGACAAAGAGGTCTACGCGGTATCACGACTACAGGAGGACGAGCCCTCGGCCGCGGCCGGTGAGGATGCCCTGGCGCTGCACTTCGACCTGACTGTTCCCTTTGCCCGCTACGTGGTGGAGAACGCCGGGCATCTTGCCTTCCCCTTCCGGCGCTACCAGATTCAGAAGGTGTGGCGGGGCGAGCGCCCGCAGGAGGGAAGGGCGCGCGAGTTCACCCAGGCCGACATCGATGTGGTGGGCGACGGCGCCCTGCCCTTCCGCTACGACGTCGAGCTTGCCCTGGTAATCGCAGAGGCCCTGGGTGCCCTGCCCATTCCCGACTTCCAGCTGCGTATCAACAACCGCAAGCTCGCCGAAGGCTTCTACAGGGGAATCGGACTGACCGACACCCCGGGAGTCCTGCGCAGCATCGACAAGCTGGAGAAGATCGGGCGGGAAAAGGTTGCCGCGCTGCTGAAGAGTGAGCTGGGCGCGACCGACGAGCAAGCGGAAGCGGCGCTCAACCTCGCGGCCATCCGTACCGAGGACACCTCCTTCGTTGAGCAGGTCCGCGCCTTCGGAGTTCAGGACGAGCTGCTGGATGAGGGCCTCGCCGAACTGGAACAGGTGATCGGGGAGGCATCCAAGCGCGCGCCTGGTCGGGTGATCGCGGATCTCAGCATCGCCCGTGGCCTCGACTATTACACCGGCACCGTCTACGAGACCGTGCTGGTCGGTCATGAGTCACTCGGCTCCATCTGCTCCGGCGGCCGCTACGACGCCCTGGCGAGCAAGGGCAACCGGACGTTCCCCGGCGTCGGACTTTCCATCGGCGTCACCCGACTGGTGACCAGGATCCTCAGCCAGGAGTTCGCGTCCGCTTCCCGGCAGGTGCCGACGGCGGTACTCGTCACCCTGGCGAATGACGACTCGTGGTCAGCCGCCCAGGATGTGGCGGCAAGCCTGCGGGAGCGGGGAATTCCGGTGGAGGTTGCGGCTTCCGCAGAGAAGTTCGGCAAGCAGATCAAGTTCGCTGACCGCCGCGGCATTCCTTTCGTGTGGTTCACCGCCGAGGACGGCACGCACGAGGTAAAGGACATCCGATCGGGCGAGCAGGTTGCGGCCGATCCGCTGTCGTGGACCCCCCGGCCGAGGACCTGTGGCCTGCAGTCCTGCCGAAGGGCTGAAGCAGCCTCCGCGAATGACTTCAACCGCGCCGTCGTCGTGCCAGCACCACGGCGGCGCGGCCCAGCAGGCCGACGGCGAGAATTACCAGCATGGTCACCACAGACTGAACGGGCAGGGTGA
- a CDS encoding APC family permease, with protein sequence MPQALKRQLGGFDATTVGIGSMIGAGVFVVFAPAAAAAGPLLPIAVVLAAIVAYANAAASAQLAAIHPVSGGTYIYGRRQLGEWPGFLAGWCFLTGKLASCAAMALTFGLYAAPEVAKPAGVAAVVALTVVNLLGVTRTALMTRIIVSLVVPVLGFVVVAAFAQPGEGGTTPDSPGTGVFQAAALMFFAFAGYARIATMGEEVREPARNIPRAIFGALGFTLALYLFLAFGLLHAVGAERLAASTAPLAEVFANGNFAAGEAVPLLAVAIAAALASLGALLALISGIARTSLAMAREGDLPRIFSLVSRRRATPFVSELAIAAVVITLLLTTDVLTVVGFSSFGVLLYYAVTNLSALTLSSRPWYAPRALNMLGLAGCLLLAFTLPVQSVVTMLVILAVGLLGRAAVVLARRRRG encoded by the coding sequence ATGCCGCAGGCGCTGAAACGACAACTTGGCGGGTTCGACGCCACCACCGTCGGCATCGGTTCCATGATCGGCGCCGGTGTCTTCGTCGTCTTCGCACCGGCCGCAGCTGCCGCCGGTCCCCTGCTGCCGATCGCCGTCGTCCTGGCAGCCATCGTCGCGTATGCCAATGCCGCAGCCTCGGCGCAGCTTGCCGCCATCCATCCGGTCAGCGGCGGCACCTATATCTACGGACGCAGGCAGCTGGGCGAGTGGCCCGGCTTCCTGGCCGGATGGTGCTTCCTCACGGGCAAGCTCGCCTCCTGCGCCGCGATGGCCCTGACCTTCGGCCTGTATGCCGCGCCTGAAGTGGCCAAGCCGGCGGGAGTCGCCGCCGTCGTCGCACTGACCGTCGTGAACCTGCTCGGAGTGACGCGGACCGCGCTGATGACCCGGATCATCGTCTCGCTGGTGGTTCCCGTGCTGGGCTTCGTAGTGGTCGCCGCCTTCGCCCAACCGGGCGAAGGCGGCACGACGCCGGACTCCCCCGGCACGGGTGTGTTCCAGGCGGCGGCCCTGATGTTCTTCGCCTTCGCCGGATACGCACGCATCGCCACAATGGGTGAGGAGGTGCGTGAACCGGCGCGGAACATCCCCCGCGCCATCTTCGGCGCCCTGGGCTTCACGCTCGCCCTGTACCTGTTTCTGGCCTTTGGGCTGCTGCACGCGGTGGGAGCTGAACGGCTCGCCGCTTCAACAGCGCCCCTGGCGGAGGTCTTCGCAAACGGGAACTTCGCTGCGGGAGAAGCCGTCCCCCTGCTCGCAGTCGCCATCGCGGCGGCGCTGGCAAGCCTCGGCGCGCTGCTTGCCCTGATCAGCGGCATCGCCCGTACTTCCCTGGCGATGGCCCGGGAAGGTGACCTGCCACGGATCTTCAGCTTGGTCTCACGCCGGCGCGCCACTCCGTTCGTCTCAGAACTGGCGATCGCCGCCGTCGTCATCACACTGCTGCTGACAACTGACGTACTCACCGTCGTGGGATTCTCCAGCTTCGGCGTTCTGCTGTACTACGCGGTGACCAACCTCTCGGCACTGACGCTTTCGTCCCGGCCGTGGTACGCGCCCCGCGCGCTCAACATGCTCGGGCTGGCAGGGTGCCTGCTGCTCGCCTTCACCCTGCCCGTTCAGTCTGTGGTGACCATGCTGGTAATTCTCGCCGTCGGCCTGCTGGGCCGCGCCGCCGTGGTGCTGGCACGACGACGGCGCGGTTGA